A genomic stretch from Musa acuminata AAA Group cultivar baxijiao unplaced genomic scaffold, Cavendish_Baxijiao_AAA HiC_scaffold_1138, whole genome shotgun sequence includes:
- the LOC135671134 gene encoding guanosine nucleotide diphosphate dissociation inhibitor At5g09550-like, with amino-acid sequence MDEEYDVIVLGTGLKECILSGLLSVDGLKVLHMDRNDYYGGESTSLNLIQLWKRFKGNDKPPEHLGPSKEYNVDMVPKFMMANGGLVRVLIHTSVTKYLNFKAVDGSFVYNKGKIYKVPATDVEALKSTLMGLFEKRRARKFFIYVQDYEENEPKSHEGMDLHKVTSREVISKYGLDDNTIDFIGHALALHRDDSYLDEPAIDTVKRMKLYAESLARFQGGSPYIYPLYGLGELPQGFARLSAVYGGTYMLNKPECKVEFDENGKAYGVTSEGETAKCKKVVCDPSYLPSKVKKVGKVARAICIMSHPIPNTNDSQSVQIILPQKQLGRRSDMYVFCCSYTHNVAPKGKYIAFVSTEAETDHPETELKPGIDLLGPVNETFFDTYDRYEPTNNHEEDSCFISTSYDATTHFETTVEDVISMYRKITGKEPDLTVDLNAASAAADDA; translated from the exons ATGGATGAGGAATACGACGTCATCGTCCTCGGCACGGGCCTTAAAGAATGCATCCTCAGCGGCCTCCTCTCTGTCGATGGTCTCAAG GTTCTTCATATGGACAGGAATGACTATTATGGTGGGGAGTCAACATCTCTTAATCTCATTCAG CTCTGGAAGCGATTCAAGGGCAATGACAAGCCTCCAGAACATTTGGGCCCAAGCAAGGAATACAATGTTGACATGGTCCCTAAG tttatgatggcaaATGGTGGTTTGGTTCGTGTTCTCATCCACACCAGTGTTACCAAGTATTTGAACTTCAAAGCAGTCGATGGTAGCTTTGTGTACAACAAGGGGAAG ATTTACAAAGTGCCGGCAACTGATGTTGAAGCACTGAAATCTACACTGATGGGACTTTTTGAAAAACGCCGTGCCAGGAAGTTTTTCATTTATGTGCAAGATTATGAAGAGAATGAGCCAAAGTCTCATGAAGGAATGGATTTGCATAAAGTTACTAGCAGAGAAGTCATTTC CAAATATGGACTGGATGACAACACGATTGACTTTATCGGGCATGCATTGGCACTTCATAGAGATGATAGCTACTTGGATGAGCCTGCAATTGATACTGTAAAAAGAATGAAG CTGTATGCGGAATCATTGGCACGCTTTCAAGGAGGTTCTCCTTATATATATCCTCTTTATGGTTTGGGAGAGCTTCCTCAG GGATTCGCTCGTCTGAGTGCAGTTTATGGTGGCACCTACATGCTTAACAAGCCAGAATGCAAG GTTGAGTTTGATGAAAATGGAAAAGCTTATGGTGTGACATCTGAGGGGGAGACTGCTAAATGCAAAAAAGTAGTCTGTGATCCTTCTTACTTGCCAAGTAAA GTAAAGAAGGTTGGTAAAGTAGCTCGTGCTATATGTATAATGAGTCATCCAATCCCAAATACCAACGACTCACAGTCGGTGCAGATTATTCTGCCCCAGAAACAACTTGGACGTAGATCAGACAT GTATGTGTTTTGCTGCTCTTACACACACAACGTTGCTCCGAAAGGGAAATATATCGCTTTTGTTTCCACTGAGGCTGAAACCGATCATCCAGAGACAGAACTGAAGCCTGGCATCGATTTGCTTGGACCAGTAAATGAGACCTTTTTCGATACTTATGATAGATATGAACCTACAAACAACCATGAAGAGGACAGTTGCTTCATATCCACT AGCTATGACGCCACCACACACTTTGAGACAACCGTGGAAGATGTCATCTCCATGTACAGAAAGATAACTGGAAAG GAACCTGATCTGACTGTGGATCTGAATGCTGCCAGTGCTGCTGCAGATGATGCTTAG
- the LOC135671296 gene encoding uncharacterized protein LOC135671296, whose protein sequence is MERGERDHAMGDSILTTLTMENPHPPSTVLSMDPAGPPLATAPAHNDCDHEISNIQRRQQSVLSCPPDINLPLLVDQSSPQQPWDPDPMDILDVGLGPQIYDHDAVLNIPKVGGTGGAAGARKCAKRGDSIWGAWFFFTYYFKPVLAEKSKGKVVVRDAELDKSDLRLDVFLVQHDMENMYMWVFKERPENALGKMQLRSYMNGHSRQGEPQFPFSVDKGFVRSHRMQRKQYRGLSNPQCVHGIEVVRSPNLSVITEADRKKWAELTGRNLNFSIPAEASDFESWRNLPSTDFELERPPPPPLKTAAHPNSRKVLNGSGLNLSTQPSNHAGGDCMDLSPVYSKRRKDFISHGASEDCCSSGNPLSDRPQDMEVHATEPSWVTEFTGVMRHACGPVTAAKTIYEDEEGYLIMVSLPFSDQQRVKVSWRNSLTHGIVKISCVSIARMPYIKRHDRTFRLTDPSPEHCPPGEFVREIPLATRIPEDAKLEAYYDESGTVLEIMVPKRSAGPEEHEVHVCMRPPHLGANELMLT, encoded by the coding sequence ATGGAGAGGGGCGAGCGAGACCACGCCATGGGAGACTCCATCCTCACCACCCTGACTATGGAGAACCCCCATCCCCCCTCCACCGTCCTCTCCATGGACCCCGCCGGGCCGCCGCTGGCGACGGCCCCCGCCCACAATGACTGCGACCACGAGATCTCCAACATCCAGCGGCGACAGCAGTCCGTCCTCTCCTGCCCGCCCGACATCAATCTCCCGCTCTTGGTCGACCAGTCGTCTCCGCAGCAGCCCTGGGACCCTGACCCTATGGACATACTGGACGTCGGCCTGGGTCCCCAGATCTACGACCATGACGCCGTTCTCAACATCCCCAAGGTGGGTGGCACCGGCGGCGCCGCCGGGGCCCGTAAGTGCGCCAAGAGAGGGGACAGCATATGGGGCGCGTGGTTTTTCTTCACTTACTACTTCAAGCCCGTGCTGGCGGAGAAGTCCAAGGGCAAGGTCGTCGTCCGCGACGCAGAACTCGACAAGTCCGACCTCCGCCTCGACGTCTTCCTCGTCCAGCACGACATGGAGAACATGTACATGTGGGTCTTCAAGGAGCGGCCGGAGAACGCGTTGGGGAAGATGCAGCTGCGGAGTTACATGAACGGCCACTCGCGCCAAGGGGAACCTCAGTTCCCTTTCAGCGTTGACAAGGGATTCGTGCGATCCCACCGGATGCAGAGGAAGCAGTACAGGGGGCTTTCCAACCCCCAATGCGTCCATGGGATCGAAGTGGTTCGGTCGCCAAACCTCTCGGTGATAACAGAGGCCGACCGCAAAAAGTGGGCCGAGCTCACCGGCAGGAACTTGAACTTCTCGATCCCAGCCGAGGCTAGCGATTTCGAGTCATGGAGGAACCTCCCAAGCACGGATTTTGAGCTCGAGagacctccccctcctcctctcaAGACTGCAGCGCATCCCAATTCGAGGAAGGTGCTAAATGGTTCGGGTCTTAACCTCTCCACCCAGCCATCGAATCATGCAGGTGGAGATTGCATGGACCTTTCACCGGTCTACAGCAAGCGCAGGAAAGACTTCATTTCCCATGGGGCGTCCGAGGATTGTTGCTCGTCCGGCAATCCATTGTCAGATAGGCCTCAAGATATGGAAGTTCATGCGACGGAGCCATCATGGGTGACTGAGTTCACTGGTGTAATGAGGCATGCGTGCGGCCCGGTGACTGCTGCAAAGACGATCTACGAGGATGAAGAAGGGTACTTGATCATGGTCAGCTTGCCTTTCTCCGATCAGCAGCGGGTGAAGGTATCATGGAGGAACAGCCTGACACATGGGATAGTCAAGATCTCCTGTGTCAGCATTGCACGGATGCCTTACATAAAACGACACGATCGAACATTCCGGCTCACGGATCCTTCTCCTGAGCATTGCCCTCCGGGGGAATTTGTGAGAGAAATACCACTAGCAACCCGGATTCCTGAAGATGCTAAGCTGGAAGCTTACTACGATGAATCCGGAACAGTTCTGGAGATCATGGTGCCTAAACGCAGCGCCGGACCCGAAGAACATGAGGTTCATGTGTGCATGCGCCCTCCTCATCTTGGTGCCAATGAACTCATGTTGACTTGA
- the LOC103999815 gene encoding LOW QUALITY PROTEIN: uncharacterized protein LOC103999815 (The sequence of the model RefSeq protein was modified relative to this genomic sequence to represent the inferred CDS: substituted 1 base at 1 genomic stop codon) yields MARQLVPAFAYTAVYVKDVARSVAFYSDAFGYKVRRLDGSHRWGXLESGQTTIAFTPLHQRETDEGTGAVRTPAREGERGPVEVCFDYPDVDAAYKRAVDSGAVPVSLPEVKEWGQKVGYVRDMDGIVVRMGSHVGDGTSHV; encoded by the exons ATGGCTCGTCAGCTGGTCCCTGCCTTCGCCTACACCGCCGTCTACGTCAAGGACGTCGCTAGGTCCGTCGCCTTCTACTCCGATGCCTTCGGCTACAAGGTCCGCCGCCTCGACGGCTCCCACAG GTGGGGGTAGTTGGAGAGCGGGCAGACGACCATCGCGTTCACGCCGTTGCACCAGAGGGAGACGGACGAGGGGACGGGCGCGGTCCGGACGCCGGCACGGGAGGGGGAAAGAGGCCCCGTCGAGGTCTGCTTCGACTACCCCGACGTTGATGCGGCCTACAAAAGGGCGGTCGATAGCGGGGCGGTGCCGGTGAGCCTTCCCGAGGTGAAGGAGTGGGGGCAGAAGGTGGGTTACGTGCGGGACATGGACGGCATCGTCGTGCGCATGGGAAGCCATGTGGGGGACGGCACTTCTCACGTATGA